From the Manihot esculenta cultivar AM560-2 chromosome 14, M.esculenta_v8, whole genome shotgun sequence genome, the window GTTGGTTGGTTGGTCACCGAATCTTCTTTTTCAATGCCGTATGTTATGGTAAGCTGTACTTATGATTAATTAATTCCCCCTTCATTTTCAAATCACAATCTAAACAAAGTTTATTGATCCATCCATATATACAACAAAAATATGAAGCTTTACGTGAATGAAAATTCTGAAAGCAATTGATTATTTACTAATCGAAAagtattttatatttctttaaaatatttaaaattaatctgaaaatactgtgttatttatattgttaaaatttttaatgaaatttaattgaatataattaagtttgattttcttaattaatattatactgATTATTATATTGTAATTGTGATCATAATTTTCTTTGTTTGGTTTTCAATTTACAATTGTTTAGAGACACACATTTATATGATTTTGCATAAACATCGATGAATGGAATCttagttttatactattctttTTAGTGTCTTACGACTTTAACATTTGACTAATgtaatgattttttaattattaatattaatatatagtcCTCATCGAtcacaatttctttttttatacaaaatttttatttttttttattaaaggcAATAATTCTTAATTACGAAGTAATGTGCTTAGTTTGACCTGGACTCAGTTGCTAATGTTTGCCACGTTATTACAATGTGAATATTCCAAGGCAGccaattaactaattaattagaaGCAAAGTGAATAGAATATTAGCAATAGACATAAGGCAATGACGTAGCTAATGATGTTTATATCTGTAATCTAAACTCCTTTAGGCATTAGTATTAATACGACAACGCATTAGTATTACTGTGCACGAGAAGGCAGTAGGAACTTTGGAGTTGGGACCCCATTCAAAAGACAAGTGCTATTATTTTCACATCAAAACTAAGCTGGTGCCTGGTGGgctgaataattaattttaaagaaagatAAAACATTCACCAACTGAAATTTAGGTGATGGATCAAATAATCGCAGAGCAATTACTCCTATTGAGATGTTAGGACATTGCATTAAAGTAATGGAAACGTAGAATTCAACATAGGAGTAAATTGTAATAAATGATTTTGTTCTTAAATGCAGCTGTTTCTGCCATTGGAAGTTGAGAAAAGATACCAAATTTCAAAAGTAGACCCCAAACAGCACCTTCCTTTTAGGAAGCTGCTGAGGAACTTCGAGACTAaagtatatgatttttttttttttcaaatgattaggtcatattttaaaaaacgaTCCTATTACTTTAtatattcatattttattttggtttaaatagattatttttcaataatataatttaattaaattacgagaataattaaataaaaaattaaaaaaatcaattaaacatATAGAATTTTaacatgaaatttttttttttaaattgatttactttaaaaaaacgAGATCATACAATGGGATTGATACAATGCATAACCCATTAATTCCACAAGTGGCAGGGAGACAAAATCCTAGAATGGGAAGGGAAGACAAAGACAAGGCGTGTCCAGTGGAGTAGAGGAGATTCTGGTGACAGAAACTGGAAAACAGAGTGGTATTGTGGGATATGGATTCTGGAATAGTCAATCTTGGAGACTATCATTGGAATTTGGAAAGAGACCTGCCTCCTCTGACTACATAGCCTCCATTTATTATTCATATTCACTAGTCCACATTTCTCTACCCTATGTCTCCTATAAGGTATACCACCCTGCTCCTGCTCAACTCTAATTTGCTTCGCAGAAACttgtaggaaaaaaaaaagagagaaaattgaGTAAGAAATGGAAATATAATGCctctagatttttttttattaaaaaaatattacagtTGAACAAGTAAAGCCACATGCTTCACAAGGGAAATGTCATTAAGCGATGATTAGAAGGGAAGTGTATGATTTGTTAACATTGCAGTCTCCATTGAGAGAGGAATAATTTGTGTTATTTTATAAGAAGCTCGTTTATCACACAAATAGATACCAATTCAcaatttctaaataaaatacaatttattaaataataattcaatataaattagtaaagttataaataattaactttatttttttatgttattgacaaAATGGTTAAATTATGTTCaattatgattatttttataaatttatatatttaatgaaatttgattttaatttagaaattaatataACGATTCGAGTATAGATTTGCCATAAATCTAGAGGTGATTTGTCGTTTGAGAGTTGTAAGTGTCCGCTCTGCTCTGTGTATCGGTGTCTTTGAGCTCAATAAGTAAAAGACAGAGGAGGCCATGTCTCTTTAGCTAACCAAAGGACGCTCGTCTTTTATAAGTTCGGAACAAATCTCAGCCACTGCAcccctccaaactccaaaaagCTCTCTCACTGTACAATAACTCTAGAAAGGCTTAGGCGACACAGTTATCGAGTAATACGTCCAAAATAATATAACGACGGGTCGTTCATTAGTCCAAATCGGGATGCAGCAACCTGTTTTTGCCCAAATTATTagttcaaaacttcaaaaccccaTATTGGACAAAGAACGACCTTCCAATTTGGCAAGTTGCCCTGCCAAACGCTTGCCATTTATGATTTGCCCCTTGGAAATTATCAATCTCTCAGTGCAATTTGCTCCAATTGGaaagttatgttttaatgaaatgttaaaCACGTACTGGTgtacttataatttatttgaaagGTTAACCGATTTGTTCTAATTTTCTTGAGTTTGTAATCTTATAATACAATTTCACATggcaagtgaaaaaaaaaaaaaaaaaaaaaactcgatGCACCACGCCTACCACATATTAGTAGAGTCAGTGCAGCCCTCCAGTAGAAATTAGGACTAATTTTCACATtgtaatcttttaattttgaacgTGTTTTTAATTTATCACCCAATATTATTTATCTATTCCTATGATTCTGCCTCTACATTCTTTTCTTTCTATGAAATGGAAAacactattttttatttacaaaaacCAAAACATTCTACTCTACATATATCTCAGCCATTCTCTTGCTGTTTCAGTTCTGTTATACTTATTGAGGAATATAAGAAGATTAATCAATGAGATCAATCACATTAGAAGTAGCAAGCCCAAAAGAAaggaaaatggaaaaaaaaaaaaaaaaactatgggACTAGAGAGAGACTTGAGCTAGCATACTCAAAGAGGTTCCCACTTGCAGATAAGACTATGAAAGCAATCTCTGCATCCAAAGGGTAGAGAGTTCACAAGCTTTTTTGAGAAGCGCTCTTATTCTTTTAAGAGGAAAGTTTGTCAGGAAAAACATTTCAGAATAAACTTCGATGATATTTTTCTCTCAACAAATCTAACCTTCTCAACAATAAGGGGAAATCATGAAAGAGAGCACATGGGTGTTGAATACAAAAAGTTAAAACTCTGAGAGTTTTGGGTTGCTTGAGCTGAATGAGTTGGATTTATATCAAAGGTTGATTAGTTCTCTGGGCTCCGTTATTTTAAGCCCAATGATATTGAATGCCTCTTCCCGTGCAGAGAAGgagaagataaataaggaaatagGGTTTTTAACCAGTGCACATGTGGCGGAGAAATTAAGGAGAGGTGAACATTTACTTCAAAACGATCAGAAGTAGTAACTTCTGTTGTAATTGAAGTTTAagacaatattaaaaaaataagtaaaattgaGTGATTAAATTAAAAGTACAGGCAGGtgaaaattaacataaaaacatgGCAGCTGTTTTTGGgctgagaaaataaataaaaaagatgtCATGAGCATATTCAAATGAACCGATAATTGGAAATACAGCAACGAGCTACTATCATTATTCCTCATCAAACACAGAACGAAATCAACAGCTGAGCCATATTAGATATGCTCCATATTTTACAACAACAACAAGTCAGGGTGCTAAATAAACTCAAAGATGGGATGATCTGTCACAAACTGTTGCCATCAGAAAGCATGCCTCAAAAGTGGTGGTGAGATTCTATTCATCATCAAGCATTTGCACAACCCGAGTCACGCCTTCTGCTATTTCCTTCCTGATAACGCCATCAGGCATATCAAATATACGCCTTTTTATGGAAAGTAATTTCTCCGGAGGCTGAGGGTCCACCACATCAAGCATTGCTTCTAGCTCATCCACCATTGTCCTTTTTGCAGCTCGCACCATCAGATCAGCTCCCTAACATTGCAACACGTCAAAAATCGTTGAAAATCCAATATAGTAACCATACATATTGACTGCACATATCTGGAAAAACACTTTTATGTTGTGGGTTTTTGCTGCCTTGGGGGTGTTTTGGGTGGGGGGAAAGGGCTGGGTAAACCAGCATTATATGCAAGGTACGCTACCAATTCATCGTTAAAAAAGGGGGACTCTTCTAAATGTCTACAGCAGTTTTCTTTTGGAGCAAAACATCAAAAGGAAAGCACTTCATTGTCTTTTCTTTGGCAAGGCTTCTCTAAGGAAACCATCAGCATTTTTTATCTTCTTTTggcacattcaaaattttcaaacagGTGCATACACCAAAAATCAAACCCTTGTACTATGTGATGGCACTCAATCACCGGACATGATAGATTGTTTGACCAAATATTTATAGCTAATTATATGGTCCACTAGATATTAAATTAGGATCAAACATGCATGTTGAGTTCTTAAATTCATACCCAGTAATAAAAGTGAATTAATATCAAGTAATTTATAAGTTTCTGAATTAACAGGTTGCTCCATCAAAATTGGTCATTCTGCTTTTCTGAAAAGCCAAGCTCTTGTAAGTGTAGTTCACAAACTTTATGATAATGCCTAACTTTGATCACACCATAACATGTGCGCTTAACAATGCAGGCAGAGAACAATTATCAACATTATCCAGTAATGCCAACAAGTGATTCTTaacatataaaaagaaaaagaaaacaacaaaTGTGATGTCTTAAACAAATTCAATTTACATGTAATACAGAACAAAGGACTGGAGAATAAATTTTATCTAGAAGTTATGTatccttaaaattttatgaagCCACAAATTCCATCTTCTTTTCAAGTTGAAAAAACTTGTACCTGGACTTACAATTTGAAAATGGAGTACTTGAATTTGAGCTTCTAGTTTAGATTTCATAAACAAAGAATTATAATTGTTAAGAGGAGGGAGAGGGGGAATTCAACCAATTCATATAGTccattattgaaattatatctTTTATAAAGGAAATTAATATGCACATAAGACAAAGTTTTCATAGTTTTCATCCACATGAAGCTAACAAACTAACTAAAaccaatatattataaaattaattcaacgaattcaaattaaaaaaaaagaggttCAAATACTACCTAAGGGCTAAGATCATTGTTCAAGTAAAGTGTGGATTAACAAAGTCCTGCGTCCTAGCAAATTTTAAGAAGGACAAAAGGTGAAAGGGCAGAAGTCGATGAGTTGGTATTGTGGGAACTGGCGGCACACATGAACAGGAAGCACTTGTTAAAACAAAAATATCTGTGAAACAGAAACTTCATATCAACTAAGCATCTAATCTTCAAACGTCAATTATGCAATTAAATTTACAACAAGCAACGGAGTCACTGTATATGTTGTCATCGTGTTGGAGCAATAGTTGCAGTAACTGATAGAAGATTCATTTGTTAAAGCAGTTAGTAGTATAAGGTATAGCGAATTACAAGGTTTATATTGACACCAGGAATATGGGCAGCAGAAGTGAGTGTCAACCATCATTATATAATAGTGATGCAGAAACAATGTTACCTCAATAGCATCAACGGTTAGAAGCAGGACAATGATTTTTTCAGAGAACCTCTGGCGTTCCTCTGCATCACGGGCTACTTGTCTACGGTAGGAGAAATTGTTGAACAAAGCTCTGATCTCCTTCAACTTGGACTTGGCAATTGCCAGCTCTCTAAGGGCACGAAGAGCCTTTGATCTACGTATTAGATAAGCTCTGAAAGTCAGCTGGATCAACAGTGCAGCATCTTGAGGAGACAATTCCTTCTGCTTTCCCTTGCTACTTTTGGAAGCTCCAGCTCTCTTCGCAAATGCCTTCCCTCACATTTTAAATGAGATAAAACACTTCAACATGTTGAGATGATTCTTATTAAAGCAAAAAGAGAGGTCATTTTTCAACTGTACCTGTTTAAGAGCCACAACCCCATGATCGTTGGGTTCTTCGATCTCCACCAGACGCACGCCATTCCGtcctttcttctccttcttctctttctttcctGTTCCGCTGCTCTCACCTGCATCGCCACTTGACACTTCGAAAGTGTACTTCCGAGAGATCGGCTGctcctcttctttcttcttaatCTCAGCAGTCCACTTGTAGTTCTTCTCAACTCCCCCCTTCTTCACTTCTTTATTATTCTTCCCTTCTTTTATCTCTGCAGTCCACTTGTACTTCCTCTCCACTGGTCCCTCGATCTCCTTTGTCCATGTGTACTTCCGGTCACTGCTGTGTACCTTGGCGCTGACTAACCGGTCAAACGTAGACTCGAGAACACTGACTCGATCACATAGGGTCTGCAAGCACAAATCGTAGCCGACTCGTTTCTGGATCCTCTTGTAGGAGCAAACAGACAGCGGATTCTCGATTTGAATAAGATCCGACACTGAGTCAAAGAGCTCAAAAGGGCTGGGCTTAGGGTTTAAAAGATCAAGAGCAAAACTGAGAGCATCTGTTTCCTCTTCTACTAGAAATGAGGGAAAAGCTAGGGTCTTGGGAGTAAAAATGGAGGCTTCTCTAACATAGATGGAGGGGTAGTAGGGATCGAGGATCTCGATTCTCCTGATTCGGCTCATTGTTACAACGAGTTAATATGAGGAACACAGTGAGTCAGGTCAGAAGTAAACAAACGAGTTAGGGTTGTTGCGAGTAAAATCGGTGATAGAGAAACCCAATTAAAAGGCATTAACAGGAGAAAGAAGACAAGTCTGTGAGCAAAACGAGGAATTAGCAGAGCGAAAAATGGTGGGTGGCAATTGGAAGGATAATTTGGGAACTCAATCGCACAAAATCGGGTTCTATGCTGGAGTGGATAAAGTGAAGAAAGGTGTTCGCCGCATATTCGAATAATTAATGTACATAAATGACCTTGTCGTTATCAGAGAATTGCATAGACTAGAGAATCTCAAAGTAGTGCGCTTACATCATGAACATGGGGCAGCCGCAGAGCCTGTGTACAAAGAGAGAGACGTGCGGTGTGACCCCACGTGATCAATGAAAATTGTCAAATTACTTCTTTATCCTTTCTGGATTTGcaaattattgtttaattaatttaacacttttaacttaaaataattaGGGTAATTTAATTACAGTGCAGCAaattataaaatgtaaaatgtAATATAGCAGTGTCTATGTAAAGATGACAACTTTTTTAAGTAGGAGGAAGACACATAGGAGTAGAAGTTTCTGCACAAGGAAAACATGCACAAAACTTTACCATCACAAAACCCATCAACGCCATGCCAATTAGCATCCCACCAGCCATTGTCCCAAAAATCCTCCCAccccttttctcttctttcttcaaatctgccCTCCACTCCTCCACCTTAATTCCTTCCTTCTCCGGCGGAGCCTTCTCGTCTTCCACCACATTTTCCTGCACCTGAGGAGGAGAGGCCTCACCATCATCATTGAGACATGACTCAGTGCATGAACACGTCGAAGACCTCTCTATACAGTTATGCATGGCGGTGGTGGCTCTGAAATCGTTCCAGTTACGGAAATTAGTTTCCAGGTCTGAGATTCTGTTGGCAATTTGTTGCAATTGGTGTGGTATTGGAGGGCTGGAAGTAATTTCCGCTGATAAGAAATTTTTG encodes:
- the LOC110599964 gene encoding BAG family molecular chaperone regulator 7 → MSRIRRIEILDPYYPSIYVREASIFTPKTLAFPSFLVEEETDALSFALDLLNPKPSPFELFDSVSDLIQIENPLSVCSYKRIQKRVGYDLCLQTLCDRVSVLESTFDRLVSAKVHSSDRKYTWTKEIEGPVERKYKWTAEIKEGKNNKEVKKGGVEKNYKWTAEIKKKEEEQPISRKYTFEVSSGDAGESSGTGKKEKKEKKGRNGVRLVEIEEPNDHGVVALKQAFAKRAGASKSSKGKQKELSPQDAALLIQLTFRAYLIRRSKALRALRELAIAKSKLKEIRALFNNFSYRRQVARDAEERQRFSEKIIVLLLTVDAIEGADLMVRAAKRTMVDELEAMLDVVDPQPPEKLLSIKRRIFDMPDGVIRKEIAEGVTRVVQMLDDE